The nucleotide window CGTAACGGCTGCACGACTTGGCGTAATCGGCATCTCAAACGACCTCGATTTCCGAAATCAGCTCAGCTCGAAAGTCCGCTCGAGTCTCTGCGAGAAGGAAGTCTCGTTCAGCGCCTACGACGCGACCGAACTCTGTGAAGTGCTCCGCCAGCGTGAGGCAGTCGCGTTCGAAGACGACGTCCTCGACGACGGCGTCATCGAGATGTGTGCCGCCTACGGCGCGAAAGATTCCGGTGACGCACGACAGGCACTCGATCTCTTACTCGAGAGTGGCGACATCGCCCGTGAAACCAACGCCGAGTTGGTGACGGAAGCCCACGTCCGCGAAGCCAGAGAGCGACTTCAGACCGATCAGGTGGTCGAAGGGATCAGCAACTACTCGATGCACGGCCAACTCGTCCTGTGGGCGTTGACGATCTTAGAAGAACGGGGGCAGACGCCGGCGCGCACCCGTGACGTCCGTGAGCCATACGAGATGCTGTGTGAACGCGAGGGGAACGATCCCGTCTCCGACCGTGCGGTGCGTGAGTATCTCGCCGAACTCGAGACACTCGGCATCATCTCTTCGACGCAGGTCAATCGCGGCAAGGGCGGCGGAAAGTACAAACAACACGAGTTGGATCAGTCGGTCTCGAGCGTGAAAGCCGGACTGTCGGAGCTGTTAGATACCGCTGCGTGACCGTCAGTTTTGATTCTGTTGTGTGTCCTTTCTCTCATGCCTTTGCTGGTTTTCCGAACGTTGACTCTCCCAATTGGCTCGGCTGTTCACTCAATCGACCCCAATTAATCTGACTACACTCGACCCCACTACTTCCGCTGTTACGGGGGACTGTGTGTTACACCCCCACCCCACTGGTTCCGCTGTTAGTGGCTTCAGGGGCTACCGACCTCGTTCATCCCGGTCCGGATGCCCGCTCATATCGGTCAAGAGAAATAGTATAGAATTAAGTACGATTGCTAAAAACTGTATCCGCAAGCCGTTCATCACTATCTACAAATTACCCCCTCCTACGGGGGTGATGCAGTCGTCTCACCGCTAACAGCGGAACCAGTGGGGTGGGAGGGGTCCACGACGCTGGACGACTCGAGTGTGATCAGGTGTTGATTGACGTTCAGTGGCTACTATAGCTCCGTCCTGGTTTCCGTCGGCGGTCGCTCGAGGCTTGCACAGTTGCCCCGCGGCTATATCCACAGTGCGACCGTGTGACAGGTTATGGAACTACTCGAGGACAGCATCGTCCCGGAACACGCACGCGACATCAAAGCCGAGGCGCGTGAGTTCGCGCGCGAACACATCGAACCGAACGCGCAGGAACACTTTCAGGCCGGAACGTACCCCGAAGAGATCCTCGAAGCAGGCCAAAAAGCAAATCTCGTCGCACAGGACATCCCCGAGGAGTGGGGTGGCCGCGGGCTCGACCTCCCGCAGTTGCTCGCGCTGACGGAGGAGTTCTACCGGGCCGATGCCGGGATCGCACTGACTCTGCAACTGGCGAGTTTCGGCTGTGAGATCACTTATAAGTACGGCACCGACGAGCAATGCGAGGAGTACATCCGACCGGTCGCGGAAGGCACACAGCGCTCGGGGCTCGCCGTATCGGAACCGGAGACGGGAAGTGACCTCGCCGGAATGCAGACCACGGCCGAGAAAGACGGCGACGAGTACGTCTTAAACGGCGAGAAGTACTGGATCGGTAACGGTGTCGAAGCCGATTGGGTGACGGTCTACGCCCGGACGGGTGAGGACGAGGACAACCGGTACGGCAACCACTCGATGTTCATCGTCCCCACCGACACCGACGGCTACGAGGCCGAACACATCCCCGAGAAGATGGCGATGCGCGCCTCGAAGCAAGCCCACATCGAGTTCGACGACTGCCGGATTCCCGAATCGAACCTGATCGGCCACGAGGGAGCCGGCTTCATGATGCTCGCGGAGTTTTTCAACCACGGTCGAATCATCGTCTCCGGCCACAGCCTGGGTCTCGCCGCGGCCGCCATCGAAGAGACCTGGGCCTTCGTCCACGACCGCGAGGAGTTCGGCCGAACGATCAACGAGTTTCAGGCAGTTCAACACGGCCTTTCGGATATGCTCATCGAGTTCGAGCGCGCTCGAGCGCTCACCTGGCGGGCCTGCGAAAAGGTCGAAACCGGTGAGCACGCTGGCTACTGGGCGGCGCTATCGAAGACGAACGCGACGGAGGCGGCGACGGCCGTTTCCGAACAGGGGATGCAGTTTCACGGCGGTCGCTCCGTTCTCGACGAGCGTCGGATCGCCCGCGTGTTCCGCGACGCCCGAATTCCCGTCATCTACGAGGGGGCAAACGAGATTCAGCGCAACCTGATCTACGGGCAAGCGCCGTAAACCGAATCAGACGTCGCCGTCAGTATCGACGGGACACCGATACTCGGCGTTCGAGACAGTCACTGCCGAGCACGCGGATGGGCCGCGGTCGAGAGAACGAAGGGGCGAGGAGAAGGGTTGGCTTCGAGTTCGATGGCGATGTGGTCAGTTCTCTGATTGGAGGTCTTCGAACGCTCCAACGAACTCATCGTGAGATTTCATTTCTGAGATCGTCCCGTCGACACGATCCCGGAGTTCCGTGACACGCGCACAGAGTTCTCGATACTCGTCGTTGTTCGCGAGTTCGCGTTCGACCTTCTCGGATTCCAGCAGGGCTTTTTTCGAGACGAGCGCGTAGTACTTCCGAATGTCCGATTCATACTCCGATCGGCTGGCCACGTCGTCGACGATCGTGACGAGTTCGTCCTTCGAAACCGGTTTGACGAGGTAATCGTCGAAGCCCATCTCGATGATATCGAAGTCCGGGTCGACTGCGGTTACCATCACGACCCGCGAGTCGTAGCCGTGGTCTCTGATCTGCGAAAGGACCTCGTCGCCGGACAGGCCTGGCATTCGCCGATCCAGCAAGACGACCTCAACGGAGTCGAGCATCTTTTCGAGCGCCTCGTCACCGTCGTAGGCTGTGTCGACGACCCATTCGGTCTCGAGCCATGCGGCAAACAGATCTGCGAGGCGAGCCTCGTCATCTACGACGAGTACCTCGAGTGTCTCACTCATCGGTTGTCCCCTTTGTCCTCGTCATCGATTGAAGCCACGACTTACCAATAGTCCCTCCGGATGATAAATCTCGCGACCGGTCGTGGGAGCGCCACTGCTAGCGGGATCGGTTGTCTCGGGCCGTTGCCGGAACGGTTCTCCCCGAGACGCCAATCAGTGTTCAACGGCGCGTGTCACCGTTGTTGGTACGATAAAACGAGATCGGGTGTCGAAGGCAGCAGGCGAGTTACTTACCTTCGAACTCGGGGTCGTCGTCGCCGAAGAACGCGTTGATACCCTCGTGGACGTCCTCTGAGTTGACGACGTGACCGAAGCCCATCGACTCGACCTCGAGGCCGGCTTCGTGGTTGTCCCAGCCTTTGTGCATCGCACGCTTCGTAAAGCGCATCGCGAGTGGCGGGCCACCGGCGAGTTTCGCAGCGTAGTTCTGTGCAGCCGACTCGAACTCGTCGGGTTCGACGACCTCGTTGACGAAGCCGAACTCGGCCATCTCCTCGGCCGGGGACCGGTCTGCGGTGAAGATGATTTCCTTTGCACGGCCCATGCCGACGATGCGCTGGAGGCGCTGGGTGCCGCCCCACCCCGGGAGCAGACCGAGGTTGAACTCGGGCTGGCCGAACTCAGAGCGCGAGGTCGCGATCCGGACGTCGGCACAGGTTGCAAGTTCCATCCCGCCGCCGAGACAGTAGCCGTCGATGGCAGCGACGACCGGCATTTCGATCTCCTCGAGGCGACCGAACGTCTCCTGACCGTACTTGGAAAGTTCGACCGCGTCGAACGGATCCGCTCCGCCGCCGGCGATACTCATGAAGTCCGCGCCTGCGGAGAACGCCTTCGAGCCGGCACCCGTCAGCAGGAGTGCACGAACGCTATCGTCGTCCTCGAGGCGGTCGATCGCGGCGTCGAGTTCCTCGATGAGCTCCAGGCTGATGGAGTTCATCTGCTGGGGCCGGTTGAGTTCGATCTGTGCGACCTTGTCGCCGGGATAGGTCAGTTCGATCGTGTCGAACTCCACTGCGCCGTTTTCCTCGTCCGCGCCGTCGTAGAACCCACCTTCGTCGGCGACGGTGGCGAGGTGGTCGAACGGCTCGTAGCGTGGGTGGTCGGTCTCCTCGTAGGCAGCCTCGAGTGCGTCAGCGAGTTCGGCGACGCCGTACTCGTCGGCGAACTTCGCGGGGCCTTTCGGCCAGCGACCGCCGAGTTTGACCGCGGTGTCGATCTCTTCGGGTGAGGCGACGTCATCTCCGACGAGGTAGGCGACTTCGTTCGCGAGGACGGCGAGCAGGCGTTCTTTGACCGTCTCGCTGAACAGGTCGTCATCCATCGAGACGTCCGCGCCGTCTCCGTCCTCGTAGTCGTAGAATCCTTTGCCGGACTTCTGGCCGAACTCTTCGTTTTCGACCTTTTTGTTCATCAGCGGGCACGGCTCGTAGCGGTCGCCCGCGACCTCGTGCATGTACTCGAGGACGTGATAGCCGACGTCGATACCGACGTAGTCCGCGAGTTCGAAACTCCCCATCGGAAGCCCGATGTCGAACTTCGTCGTCGCGTCGACCGCTTCGATGGTGGCGACGTCGTCTTCGACGAGCCACGCGGCTTCGTTCATCAGCGGAACGAGAATGCGGTTGACGATGAAACCGGGGACGTCCTTGCGGACGCGGACCGGGGTCTTTCCGATGTCCTCCGCAAGGGCCTCGACGATGTCGAGCGTGGCGTCGTCGGTGTGTGCACCGG belongs to Natronorubrum aibiense and includes:
- a CDS encoding orc1/cdc6 family replication initiation protein encodes the protein MSDFSFKPTGSIFKEREALLEEWTPDELVGRDEELRQYHAALQPVIEGETPSNIFLYGKSGVGKTAATRFLLQLLERDAGKVDGLELHTVEINCDGLNSSYQTAVALVNELRDPANQISNTGYPQASVYQFLFDELDALGGTVLIVLDEVDHIRDDSLLYKLPRARSNGDVTAARLGVIGISNDLDFRNQLSSKVRSSLCEKEVSFSAYDATELCEVLRQREAVAFEDDVLDDGVIEMCAAYGAKDSGDARQALDLLLESGDIARETNAELVTEAHVREARERLQTDQVVEGISNYSMHGQLVLWALTILEERGQTPARTRDVREPYEMLCEREGNDPVSDRAVREYLAELETLGIISSTQVNRGKGGGKYKQHELDQSVSSVKAGLSELLDTAA
- a CDS encoding acyl-CoA dehydrogenase family protein, coding for MELLEDSIVPEHARDIKAEAREFAREHIEPNAQEHFQAGTYPEEILEAGQKANLVAQDIPEEWGGRGLDLPQLLALTEEFYRADAGIALTLQLASFGCEITYKYGTDEQCEEYIRPVAEGTQRSGLAVSEPETGSDLAGMQTTAEKDGDEYVLNGEKYWIGNGVEADWVTVYARTGEDEDNRYGNHSMFIVPTDTDGYEAEHIPEKMAMRASKQAHIEFDDCRIPESNLIGHEGAGFMMLAEFFNHGRIIVSGHSLGLAAAAIEETWAFVHDREEFGRTINEFQAVQHGLSDMLIEFERARALTWRACEKVETGEHAGYWAALSKTNATEAATAVSEQGMQFHGGRSVLDERRIARVFRDARIPVIYEGANEIQRNLIYGQAP
- a CDS encoding HalX domain-containing protein, yielding MSETLEVLVVDDEARLADLFAAWLETEWVVDTAYDGDEALEKMLDSVEVVLLDRRMPGLSGDEVLSQIRDHGYDSRVVMVTAVDPDFDIIEMGFDDYLVKPVSKDELVTIVDDVASRSEYESDIRKYYALVSKKALLESEKVERELANNDEYRELCARVTELRDRVDGTISEMKSHDEFVGAFEDLQSEN
- a CDS encoding 3-hydroxyacyl-CoA dehydrogenase/enoyl-CoA hydratase family protein — translated: MELEDINTVAVLGAGNMGHGIAEVVAMAGYDVNLRDINDEFVQNGYEQIEWSLDKLAENDQLTQEEADATLARITPLVDMAEACGDADVVIEAVPEKMEIKQDVYEELESVAPDDAIFATNTSSLSITDLSEFTDRADAFCGMHFFNPPIRMDLVEVISGAHTDDATLDIVEALAEDIGKTPVRVRKDVPGFIVNRILVPLMNEAAWLVEDDVATIEAVDATTKFDIGLPMGSFELADYVGIDVGYHVLEYMHEVAGDRYEPCPLMNKKVENEEFGQKSGKGFYDYEDGDGADVSMDDDLFSETVKERLLAVLANEVAYLVGDDVASPEEIDTAVKLGGRWPKGPAKFADEYGVAELADALEAAYEETDHPRYEPFDHLATVADEGGFYDGADEENGAVEFDTIELTYPGDKVAQIELNRPQQMNSISLELIEELDAAIDRLEDDDSVRALLLTGAGSKAFSAGADFMSIAGGGADPFDAVELSKYGQETFGRLEEIEMPVVAAIDGYCLGGGMELATCADVRIATSRSEFGQPEFNLGLLPGWGGTQRLQRIVGMGRAKEIIFTADRSPAEEMAEFGFVNEVVEPDEFESAAQNYAAKLAGGPPLAMRFTKRAMHKGWDNHEAGLEVESMGFGHVVNSEDVHEGINAFFGDDDPEFEGK